From one Culex quinquefasciatus strain JHB chromosome 3, VPISU_Cqui_1.0_pri_paternal, whole genome shotgun sequence genomic stretch:
- the LOC6053780 gene encoding uncharacterized protein LOC6053780, with amino-acid sequence MISSPSTSATFAAGSLLLLCLVLGGGHLALAQKEGNAKTMVILRFVGFNARTFLQFRPRPPLSACAGRARASRTPT; translated from the exons ATGATCTCATCGCCGTCCACTTCCGCCACCTTCGCCGCCGGATCTCTTCTGCTGCTGTGCCTGGTCCTCGGCGGAGGTCACCTCGCCCTGGCCCAGAAGGAAGGCAACG CAAAAACAATGGTAATTTTACGGTTCGTGGGTTTCAATGCTCGAACTTTCCTCCA GTTTCGACCAAGGCCCCCCTTGAGTGCATGTGCCGGCCGTGCACGGGCATCGAGGACGCCAACGTGA